TTTCCTAACCTATCAAGCCTGTCAAGCATTCAGAGTCGCTCGAAGAATTTCTACCTGCATCCACAGAGAGCGCTCGCAAATCGGGCATTGCAGCCCTTCTCTAAACTTCCTGGAGTAGAGATGTTCTAGTTGGGATACCTCTGTAAAAACTAGCAACTCATACCGAAATCAAACTGAAATGTAAAGAAAAAAGAACAAAGTCTCCTAGAATATACGGATATAGCTCTATTATGACCGGGTACTGGCAATATAAACTGTTTGAGTTGTTTCAAGAGCCTGTGATAGACGCAGGCCGCGAAAAAACAGAGGATTAGGCGCTCCTCTCTCGCATTTTCAGTTTCGCGTTTTCAAAAAATCAGGCAATCTACTGGCGATTCACGATCGAAAAGCAGCATGAGAAAACTAGAGCGAGTTCGCGAAAACTGCGCTCATGCCAAGTTTGCTGTCTCCCCAATGTCTGGTGTCGTAACCCCAGGGTCAAACGAAACAGACATCGTTCCCTCTGAGATTGACCTCAGCGATTGACCTCAGCATTTGAGTCATGCTCTATTGACGTTTGTTTTTTGTTACCAGGGTTTAAAATTTCATGGCAATCGATCCTAATGTTTCTCCCGCAGGCGGTGCTCTGCCCAGCGGTGTCACCATCATCGGTGGTATCGTTCTCGACCTTGTTGGTGCCAATGGTCAGCGCCTTGTTGCACAGCTTGCTGCGTCTGATCTGTACGAAGGTACAGTTACCACTAGCCAGCAACTCATCGGCACCCAGACTGAGCTAACCCCCACCTTTATCAATACGCTCGGCGGCGGGCTAAGTCGGGTTGCAGTGCGCGTTACCCTGTTCGACGGGGATAACGCGCCCTCAGACTTTGACTTTAACCAAAACCGACTCCTCCTCAACGGTTTCGACATCGGCAACTGGAGCGATGTTGAAACCATCACCACAGACGGTCTGGGAAATCCAGTTAGCTCTAACCGCCCCAATTTTGGTTTTGCCAATGAAGAGCTAGACACAGGCTGGTTTTTCACTCAAGACCCCACATTTCTCGCAAACTTCTACAACTCGTTGGTCTCCGGCCAGCAGGTTGATTACACCTTCGTAGACAATACCCCCGCAGAAAACTTCCTAGATTTCAAACAAGGTCTGGATAGTAGTTTGATTGGCGGTGGCGGCGGTGGCGGCGGCCCCATCATCGATCCTGGTGGCCCTGGCGGTGGCGGCGGTGGTACTGACCCCGGCGGCCCTGGCGGTGGCGGCGGTGGTACTGACCCCGGCGGCCCTGGCGGTGGCGGCGGTGGTACTGACCCCGGCGGCCCTGGCGGTGGCGGCGGTGGTACCGGCCCCGGCGGTCCAGGGACGCTTCCTGGTGATGTGATTGTGGGGGATGGTCAAACGGGTCTTGCGGCGATTCCGCTGAGATGCCGAAACGGCACGCCTGTCCCTTTCCTCACCCTCAGAGGGCAGCGTCGCTTGCAGCCGCTGACGTTGACAGGTGGGCCCAACACGCTGACGGTAGAACTGGTGTCTACACAGCCTGGCCGTCCTCGCAGTTGGCGAGCCGCAGCCGCAGGTTCCCCTGCAAGGGCCCGCAAGTTTAACCGGGCAGACTACAGACCCGGTGGCGGTTTTGAGATGTTTGGTGGTGGGGGGAATGATGTATTGCAGGTGCGTCAGCGGCAGAACATCCTCCGCGGTCAACAGGGTAATGACAGCCTGACGGGTGGCCCACGGCGAGATTTTCTGGTGGGCGGACGAGGCGACGACGTGATCAATGGCGGCGGCGGCAAGAACACGATTGTTGGCGGTGCAGGAAATGACACGCTCATCGGCGGTCTAGACCGCGATATGTTTGTTTATCGCCGGGTTAATCACGGAACGGATTTGATCCAAAACTATCAGCCAGGGGTTGACGTGATTGACCTGCGGCGCATCTTTGCCCGCGCTCCTTTCCAGGTTGCAGGACGCAGCAACTATCAGCGGCTCAACACGTTTGTGCGGTTGATCGAACGTGAGGGAAATACGCTGGTTCAAATTGATAGGAATGGCAAGCAAGCAGGTAAGTTCTTCAATACGCTGGCGGTTTTAGAAGGAATCGCCGTGAGCCAGCTTAGCTCCTGCGATTTTGTGGTGTAAGGGGCGATCGCCCGTTCATGCCCGCCCTTTTCATCGTTCGTTAAGTCTTTTGTCTCTTGCGTTAGATGTTGACGACGCGAATTCACTAAAACTGCTGCATAAACCCTATGTGATGGGTTTGTGCAGCATTCTTTTGGGGTATGGGACTGATACAGTTGGGCGATTTCTTCTGAGTGCAGCCTGCTAGAAATCGTCCAAAACCTAGACGCATATCGCAAGTGCGTAAGGTCTGTGGGGCGATTTTTGTGTGGATTGGGGTTGTCAGTGTTTTCTGAGAATGTCAGGACTTACGCACTTGCAATAAGCTTTCTGGATTTTGGACAATTTCTCGCGGGCTGCGCCCGCGAGAAATTGTCCAACTGCGTAAGTCCTAAATGTTTTTTGAGGTTGATGGCGATCGCCCTTGAACTTGCGCCGACCCCGTGCCTATAGTGGAAAGCATTTGACCCCTTCCTTCTTCGATGAGCAAGCGCCTTCCTGAAACCACCGCCTACGTTCGGATTACCCATCAATCCTGGCAGCAGGGCAAAATTGAAGGCGAAGTGCGGGCGAATGCCTACGAGTGGCAGTTCCAGTGGTGCTTTCGGCAGGGGCAACTGATTGTGCAGCCGTCGCTGGGGCGGGCGCTGATCAAAGACCCTCTGGAGCGCTTTTTGGAGCGCAGTGACTATCAGCTAGAACTGGGCGGCGACTATTCATTTACCATTCGGGCAGAAATTTGAAGCCTGGCCCCTGCAACGCTGCAACGCTGCAACCGGTTGTTGGGCGGCTGTGCGGTGATTCCATCAGACGCTCCGTGCGAATGACCGAAGAAAATCGATTGCCTTAGCTTTCTCTCGGAAGCTGCCTC
The Thermoleptolyngbya sichuanensis A183 DNA segment above includes these coding regions:
- a CDS encoding calcium-binding protein; translated protein: MAIDPNVSPAGGALPSGVTIIGGIVLDLVGANGQRLVAQLAASDLYEGTVTTSQQLIGTQTELTPTFINTLGGGLSRVAVRVTLFDGDNAPSDFDFNQNRLLLNGFDIGNWSDVETITTDGLGNPVSSNRPNFGFANEELDTGWFFTQDPTFLANFYNSLVSGQQVDYTFVDNTPAENFLDFKQGLDSSLIGGGGGGGGPIIDPGGPGGGGGGTDPGGPGGGGGGTDPGGPGGGGGGTDPGGPGGGGGGTGPGGPGTLPGDVIVGDGQTGLAAIPLRCRNGTPVPFLTLRGQRRLQPLTLTGGPNTLTVELVSTQPGRPRSWRAAAAGSPARARKFNRADYRPGGGFEMFGGGGNDVLQVRQRQNILRGQQGNDSLTGGPRRDFLVGGRGDDVINGGGGKNTIVGGAGNDTLIGGLDRDMFVYRRVNHGTDLIQNYQPGVDVIDLRRIFARAPFQVAGRSNYQRLNTFVRLIEREGNTLVQIDRNGKQAGKFFNTLAVLEGIAVSQLSSCDFVV
- a CDS encoding DUF3146 family protein: MSKRLPETTAYVRITHQSWQQGKIEGEVRANAYEWQFQWCFRQGQLIVQPSLGRALIKDPLERFLERSDYQLELGGDYSFTIRAEI